The sequence below is a genomic window from Chondrinema litorale.
TCCCTTTCATATAAGTTAATCCAATTAATTGAGTTCTAATAATTACTAACATCCAATTTATCGGACATTTTTTTATGAAAGACCTGATTCTCAAAGCTGTTAATGGACGGGAAAATGAGTCAAGAGCAATTATGCTGCTTTTGGGCGTAGGCTTTCTTACCGGTATTTTTATAGCAACCTTCGATGTTGGTGCCATTACATTATTCTTAAAATATTTCGATGAGAAGAAAGACATTCCAAGAGCATTTTTTATCTCTGGTATTTTAGGAGTTACTACCACATATATTTTTGGACAGCTTCAAAAAGTAATCTCTTATAAAACCCTTGTTAGATACACAATACTAGTATTTGCAATACTTGTATTAACCCTTAGTATTTTCATAAATACTACTGACAACAAATCCGTAGTATTTTTGGCATATGTTATTTTTCCGCCAATTAATACGATGGTGGTACTTATCTTTTGGGGTGTTTTTAGCCGCGTATTTAAATTCAGATCTGCAAAAAGGCTAGCAAGTGGCATAGACACAGGACAAGTTGTAGCTACAATACTTGCATTTTTTATCATCCCATTTATACAGCAATATTTAATCGAAGATACCAGACTATTCTTATATGCAAGTAGTGCTTGTATGGTATTAGCAGTTGGTGTTTATTGGAGAATACTTTCTGTTTTTCCCATCACAGAAACACCAAAAGTTAAAAAGCAAAAAACTAAAAAGAAGAAAGATCACACTTATAAAAAGTATTTCTGGTTACTATCTGGATTTGTTGTGTGCTCGGCCTTGGCAGCAGCTTTTATTGAATTTTCTTTCTTAACTGTTACTGCAGAAAAATTTGGCAATGCAGAAAACACAAAGAAACTAACCAGTTTCATTTCGTTTTTCAGCGGTACAGTAATGATCTGTTCCTTTCTCATTCAAACCTTTCTAAACGACAAAATCTTAGAGATGTATGGAATGAGAAACACACTAATTCTATTACCTGGATTATTATTAGTTTTCGGAATTATCAGCACTATTATCGGGTGGTTATTTGGTGTTACTGCCGAGTCTGTAACATTCCTGTTTTTTTTCCTGATAATTTCAATAAGTAAATTATTTACTGATGCATTGCGAGACTCACTTGAAGGGCCTGTATTTAAAAACTTCTTTTACCCGCTTGATCCTGAAATAAAATTTACTACCCAAGCTAAAATCGAAGGTATGGTTAAAGAATCTGCAGGTTTTCTAGCAGGTATTTTAATGATGCTTTCAGGGCTCATCTATTTTTATGATGTAATTTTTAACAACTATGTAATATTCCTGATAATTGCTTGCTGGATAACCATTATCTTCTTCTTACATAAAGAATATAAATTTATTCTCACTAATACCCTTCAAAAAAATAAGAAAGATATTCTTGATCATCACGATATCGGTTATGCACCTGTATTATTAACAACATCTCTAAGTGGAGCTAGTAAATATCAAGTTTATACTATTTTAAAAATCACCAAGCAAATTAAACCTTATTTATTAGAACTAAACTTGAATTATTTTGCCAAAGAACAAAATATAGAAGCACAAAAGGTTTACCTGGAATTCCTTTTTAAAAACTGTAGCATCAACAATAAAGATCTAATAAAGAGTATTTCTGATTTTACCAGCGATAAGCAAACCAAAGAGTTAATGAGCTTTGCATATACTTATCTTGAGCGTTTATCAAAAATCTCTACAAATTTTCAGCAGCTTGCCTACTTAGCTAGCTCAGAAAACCATTTGGAGAGAGAAAGAGCCTCAATATTGATTTCGTATAATTATAATCAAGAAACATTCAGGCTATTAATTACTCTTTTGCGCGATTACAACCTAAATGTTAAAAGAGAAGCAATAATTACTGCCGGCAAATTAAAAATTAAAGAATTTCTTCCAATTATAATTGAGAGTCTAGCAAACTATGAATTAGTAAATACAGGCTCTGAAGCAATTATCTCATTTGGAGAAGATGCACTACAAGCATTAGATATAGCCTTTTATAAGAATAATCAATTACAAGAAATAAGAATCTGTATAGTAGATATTCTCGGTGAAATTGGGGGCGCTAAAGCTATACAAATGTTGCTTAAAAAAATTGACTATCCAGACCATAAAGTTTTGATAGCAATATTTATGGCACTAAAAAAATGTTCGTGGCATGGTGCAGGTTTTGATGTAATATTTGTGAAGAACTCTATCAATACTTTAGCCTCAACATTACTATGGAACCTGGTAACAATACACGAATTGCCAGAGAAAAAAGCTTTTGCTGAGATTAAAGGTGCTTTAGAATTTGAGATAAAAGAAAACAAGAAAATGATGTTTATGCTTTTGTCTTTACTTTACGATAGCAAATCTGTAAAACTAGTTCAAGAAAACCTTGAAAATGGTACAAGTGAGGGTATTGGCTTTGCTATGGAATTGCTTGACATTTTTCTAGAAGACGAGCTAAAACCGTTAATTCCTCCATTGTTAGACGACAGCCCTGTAATGGAAAAATACAAAAAGCTAGAAGTATTTTTCCCTCGCCCTAAGATGACGGAATATGAATTAATGTTAGAAATAATAAATAAAGACTATAACTGGACTAATCGATGGACTAAGGTATGTGCATTAAAAGTAATTGAGCAGTATGAAGATTTAGTTATCTCAAATGAAATATCTGCCAATATGTTCAACCCTGACCCTATGATAAGCGAGCTAACGGCGTCTATCGTTTATAAAACAGATAAAACCTATTATAATAATATTGTTAAGAGGAGTAATAATACCACAATTCAAGAAAAGCCAAGTAACGAATCTTCTAGCTATCATTCTTTAGTAAATATTTTTAAAGCATTAAAAAAGATAAAAGAATTTAAAAACTTCCCTGATTACATTTTATCTGAAATAGCAGAAATTACTAAAGTGGAATATTACTCTGCTAATGAAATGATTTGGAATTCGGATATTCATGATAGCTCTTTTCTTTTGTATCTGATTAAAGGAGAAATTTGTGTAGAAAAAGAAGGAAAAGCTTACAAGACTTATAAGGAAAACAATCTAATAAGTGATATTTTTCTAGGTTTTAACTTCAGAAAAAAACAGTCTATTATCTCCCAAACACCTACAATTATTTTTAGAGTTCATCCAGAGCGATTTATTAAAATCTTAAAAGAGAACTCAGAACTATTACACAAGTTACTCATAAACATTGATGAAATAAGTAGTAAGAATCTAAGTCAATCTAAATGATTAATCAGTAATAATTAATTGTAGCTATCGTATTTAAATCAGGATTTTTTTAACAATAAACCAATTTTTACACAAAAAATATTTCTTAATAAAGAATATCAAATCCACTTAACCTAATAATAACTCTACTTACTGATTCTAAATCTTTTATGGAGAAAGCTTAAAATGTTGAGAAGTTGTAAGATTTTTATTTCTTATTCACTAATAGACGATTACCCTTCAGGCAAAAACCAAGAAGGGTGGGTGACTAGCTTTGTCCGATTTTTAAAAGAAATGTTACTTCAGGTTGATAAAGAATGTGAATTTGATTTTTTCCTTGAACATGAAAACCATGTTAGTAACAATTATCTAAATGAAAGAAAAGAAAACCTGAAGCAATCAGATTTCTTTATAACCATTGTATCTCCAGATTTTATAAGTGCAGAACCAAGCTTAATTCTATTAAATGAATTTAAACATCATCTAGAAAATAATAGAATAGAAAGTAAGCAGAGAATCTTGAAGGTTATAAAATTGCCAATTCAAGCATATGAAAATCCTGATGAAATAAGAGAATTAATTGGTTTTAGCTTTTTTAATATAAATAAAGAAACAGGTACAGCATCTGTAGTTGAAGAGTTTTTTGCTCCTGAGGCAAAATATAGTTTTTGGCTGCCACTCACAGACTTATGTTTTGAGATAAAAAAACATCTTGAGACAATTACAGAAACTACTCCTAAAGCAGTTCTTAAACCTGAAAAAAAATATGTATATCTGGCTCAAACAAGTATCGATTTAGATTTTGAAAGACTAACCATTAAGCGAGAACTAGAAAGAAGAAATTATAAAGTATTACCTGAACAAAACTTTCCTGACAACCCTATACTTGTTGAAAACTTTATCAAAGACAATCTCAAACAAAGCCTCTTATCTATACATCTTATTGGTAATCAATCTGGTGAGAAACCTTTAGGTAGAGAAGACACCTATGTCGAAATTCAAAATAGATTAGCTGCTGAATATGCCAGTGAATTGACACAACAAGATGGAGAATTCCCAAGACTAATTTGGATAGCATCAGAAGAAAAACATATAGAAGAAAAACAGAAATTCTATATAGAAAAATTAAAGCGTGATAAGCAATTACAGTTTGGGGCTGAAATACTTCAAACTCAAATAGAAGATTTTAAAACTGCCATTTTAAACTATTTGGCGTCTCATTTAGACAAAGCCTTTAAACCAAATAGTAACAGCCAAGAATTTAATAAAAGTATATATCTAATTGCAGACAAAAGAGACATTACATATGCTCAAATTTTATCTCATAAAATAGCAAAAATGGGCTTTGAAGTGATGATTTCGGCGTTTGATCGAAAAAAAGCAAACTCTAGACGAACTCATCAAGAATGCCTTAATAAATGTGACATGGTCTTCGTTCTGTATTTTGATGCCAAAAAAGAATGGCTTGTTTCAAAACTGCAAGACATAATTAAAACTGCAGGAATGGGTAGAGTAGTCCCTTTTGAGAAACAAGTGATTATTACGAATCAAGAGTACTTAAATATATTTTTAGATCAATTAAACTTTATAAAAGATTTTTCTTTCGCATACAACCTAATAGAAACTTCTACTGATGATAGCTATCAGGAAGTAAGCGATTTTTTAAAAGAACTGATTGCCCAAACTATTATCCGTTAATTGCATGATTGCAGAAGAAGTACAAACAATTACTAACCCTTTTCCTGGACTTCGCCCGTTTAGAACGGATGAGGCTCACCTGTTTTTTGGCAGGGAAGGGCAAGTAGATGAGGTACTTGACAAACTAGAAGAAAACAAATTTGTAGCTGTTCTTGGTGCTTCGGGTAGCGGTAAATCTTCTTTAATGTATTGTGGTTTAATTCCCGGCTTATATGGCGGATTTATGACACAAGCAGGTTCTAATTGGCGAGTGGTAGTTACCAGACCTGGTATTGCCCCGATTCATAACCTAAATAAAGCAATTCTTAAAAGTTCAGAGTACTGGAACGAAAACAGTTCTGATGATAAAGACATCAAAACTGCATCTGGTATGGCTACACTTAGAAGCAGCTCTCTTGGACTCGTAGACTTTGTAAAACAACAACAAAACGAACCAGATGAACACTTCCTAATTCTAGTTGATCAATTTGAAGAACTATTCAGATTTAGCAAAATTGCAAGAGACGAAGACTCTATAAACGAATCATATGCCTTTGTAAAGCTCATTCTTGAAGCTGTTAAACAGAGCGAAGTTCCTATATATATCGTAATGACGATGCGCTCAGATTACATTGGTGATTGTGCGCATTATCCACATCTTACTCAACTAATTAACGATAGTCATTACCTAATTCCTAAAATGACACGTCTCCAGAAAAAAGCAGCTATTATGGGACCTGCTGCTGTTGCTGGAACTGTTATGTCGTCAAGACTTTTACAACAATTATTAAATGACCTTGGCGACAAACAAGATGACCTTCCCATTCTTCAGCATGCATTAATGCGTACTTGGGAATTATGGAGAAAAAATAAAGACAGTGAAGAGATTGATATTTTTCACTACGAGTCTATTGGGACACTTAAAGAGGCCCTGTCTCTTCATGCAGATGAAGCTTACGAAGATCTAGATGACAGACAAAAATATATT
It includes:
- a CDS encoding toll/interleukin-1 receptor domain-containing protein gives rise to the protein MLRSCKIFISYSLIDDYPSGKNQEGWVTSFVRFLKEMLLQVDKECEFDFFLEHENHVSNNYLNERKENLKQSDFFITIVSPDFISAEPSLILLNEFKHHLENNRIESKQRILKVIKLPIQAYENPDEIRELIGFSFFNINKETGTASVVEEFFAPEAKYSFWLPLTDLCFEIKKHLETITETTPKAVLKPEKKYVYLAQTSIDLDFERLTIKRELERRNYKVLPEQNFPDNPILVENFIKDNLKQSLLSIHLIGNQSGEKPLGREDTYVEIQNRLAAEYASELTQQDGEFPRLIWIASEEKHIEEKQKFYIEKLKRDKQLQFGAEILQTQIEDFKTAILNYLASHLDKAFKPNSNSQEFNKSIYLIADKRDITYAQILSHKIAKMGFEVMISAFDRKKANSRRTHQECLNKCDMVFVLYFDAKKEWLVSKLQDIIKTAGMGRVVPFEKQVIITNQEYLNIFLDQLNFIKDFSFAYNLIETSTDDSYQEVSDFLKELIAQTIIR